Below is a genomic region from Dechloromonas denitrificans.
TCGGCACCTGCCACGGTCAACGGGACTTTACTCATAATTTTTCCAGCAAAAGGAAAACCGCCGGCGCCCCAATTGGGCTACCCGGCGGTTCTCGGGTTCTCTTAGTGAAGTTGCTCGTGCAGCGCCTGAATCGGGTAAACAACCAGCTCACCGCTGTTGCGAATGCCTTCTGCCGCAGCTTCTGCACCCCAGATCGTGGTGTACATGGTGACCCGTGCCTGCAGGCCGGAAGTCCGGATCGAGCGCGAATCGTTGATCGCCAGACGCTTTTCCTCAACCGTGTTGATGATCAGCGCAATTTCATTGTTCTTGATCATGTCGACGATGTGCGGACGACCTTCGGTCACCTTGTTGGCTACCTGAACCGGCAAGCCAGCCGCTTCGATGGCATGGGCCGTCCCACGTGTCGCCACCAGCTGGAAGCCGGCTTCATGGAGATGACGAGCGACATCGACAGCCTTGACCTTGTCGCTATCCTTGACCGACAGGAAAGCCTTGCCGGACGAAGGCAGCTTGACGCTGGCGGCCAGCTGTGACTTGACGAAAGCTTCAGCGAAGGTCTTGCCGACGCCCATGACTTCGCCGGTCGACTTCATTTCCGGGCCCAAAATGGTATCGACGCCCGGGAACTTGACGAACGGGAAGACGGCTTCCTTGACCGAGAAATACGGTGGGATGACTTCCTTCGTCACGCCCTGGTCCTTCAGGCTGCGACCCGACATGCAGCGTGCGGCGATCTTGGCCAGTTGCAGACCGGTGGCCTTGGAAACGAAAGGTACGGTACGCGAAGCGCGTGGATTCACTTCCAGGACGTAAACCTCTTCATCCTTGATCGCGAACTGCACGTTCATCAAGCCGCAGACATTCAGTGCCTTGGCCATCAACTTGGTCTGACGACGCAGTTCAGCCTGCACTTCGGCACCGAGTGAATACGGCGGCAGCGAACATGCCGAGTCACCAGAGTGCACGCCGGCCTGTTCGATATGCTCCATGACGCCACCGATGATGACTTCGTCACCATCCGACAAGGCATCAACGTCGCACTCGACGGCATCGTTCAGGAAACGGTCGAGCAGCACCGGCGAATCATGGGAAACCTTGACGGCTTCGCGCATGTAACGCTCAAGATCCTTCTGTTCATGAACGATTTCCATGGCCCGGCCGCCCAGCACGTAAGACGGGCGAACGACCAGCGGATAACCGATTTCAGCCGCCAGACGCAGTGCATCCTCTTCGGTACGCGCGGTACGGTTCGGCGGCTGCTTGAGACCGAGCTCATGCAGCAGCTTTTGGAAACGTTCGCGATCTTCTGCAACGTCGATCGATTCCGGCGAGGTACCGATGATCGGCACACCGTTGGCTTCGAGCGCCAGCGCGAGCTTCAACGGCGTCTGACCGCCGTACTGGACGATGACGCCAACCGGCTTTTCGATGGCGACGACTTCCAGCACATCTTCCAGCGTCAGCGGCTCGAAATACAGACGATCTGACGTGTCATAGTCAGTCGACACGGTTTCCGGATTGCAGTTGACCATGATCGTTTCGTAACCGTCTTCACGCATCGCCATCGCGGCATGCACGCAGCAGTAGTCGAACTCGATGCCCTGGCCGATGCGGTTCGGGCCACCGCCCAGCACCATGATCTTCTTCTTGTCCGTCGGATTAGCCTCACACTCGTCCTCATAGGTCGAGTACATATAGGCGGTGTTGGTCGAGAACTCGGCGGCGCAGGTGTCAACACGCTTGTACACCGGGCGCACGCCCAATTCGTGACGACGCTTGCGGAAGTCGGACTCATTCGTCTTCAGCAAATAAGCCAGACGACGGTCGGAGAAGCCTTTTTTCTTGAGGAAACGCAGCTCTTCCGCGGTCAACGACGAAAATTCGCGCTTTTCGACTTCCAGTTCCAGATCAACGATTTCCTTGATCTGAACGAGGAACCACGGGTCGATCTTGGTCAGATCGAAAACCTTCTCGACCGACATGCCGACGCCGAAGGCATCCGCGACATACCACAGGCGATCCGGAGTCGGACGCGCCAGTTGCTCATCGATGGTTTCCGGGTCAACCGATTTCAAATTGAAACCATCGACACCCACTTCCAGGCCACGCAGTGCTTTCTGCAGCGACTCCTGGAAAGTGCGGCCCATGGCCATCACTTCGCCCACTGACTTCATTTGCGTGGTCAGCGTATTGTCGGCCTGCGGGAATTTTTCGAACGCGAAACGCGGCACCTTGGTAACCACATAATCGATCGACGGTTCGAAGGAAGCCGGCGTCTTGCCGCCCGTAATATCGTTGGTCAATTCATCCAGCGTGTAACCGACGGACAGCTTGGCAGCAATCTTGGCGATCGGGAAACCGGTCGCCTTGGAGGCCAGGGCCGACGAGCGGGAAACGCGCGGGTTCATTTCGATGACGATGCAGCGACCATCCTTCGGATTGATCGAGAACTGCACGTTCGAACCACCGGTATCAACACCAATCTCGCGCAGCACGGCAATCGAGGCATTGCGCAGCAGCTGGTATTCCTTGTCGGTCAGCGTCTGGGCCGGCGCAACAGTAATCGAGTCACCAGTGTGCACGCCCATCGGATCGAGGTTTTCGATCGAACAAACGATGATGCAGTTGTCCGCCTTGTCGCGGACCACTTCCATCTCGTATTCCTTCCAGCCGAGCAGCGATTCTTCGATCAGCAGCTCGTTGGTCGGCGAAGCTTCAAGACCGCGCTTGCAGATGGTCTCGAACTCTTCCATGTTGTAGGCGATACCGCCGCCCGTGCCGCCCAGCGTGAAGGACGGGCGAATAATGGTCGGGAAGCCGATCATCGCCTGCACCTGGTAAGCCTCTTCCATACTGTGCGCAGTGGCCGAGCGAGCCGAACCGAGACCGATCTTGGTCATCGCGTCCTTGAACTTCTGGCGGTCCTCGGCCTTGTCGATGGCTTCCTTGGAAGCACCGATCAGTTCGACGTTGAACTTGGCCAGCACGCCTTCGCGATCGAGATCGAGCGCGCAGTTCAGCGCGGTCTGACCACCCATCGTCGGCAGCAGCGCATCCGGGCGTTCCTTTTCGATGATCTTGGCGACAACCTGCCAGGTGATCGGCTCGATGTAGGTGACGTCGGCCATTTCCGGGTCGGTCATGATCGTCGCCGGATTGGAGTTAACCAGGATGACCTTGTAACCCTCTTCGCGCAGCGCCTTGCAGGCTTGCGCGCCGGAGTAGTCGAATTCGCAGGCCTGACCGATGATGATCGGGCCGGCGCCAATAATCAAAACACTTTTTATGTCTGTACGTTTCGGCATTTCTTTACTCTCGCCTTATTGCGCGTTGTTCAGCGCCGCAACGCCACGCGTCATGGCATCGAGGAAGCGGTCAAACAGGTAAGCGACATCGTGCGGGCCCGGGCTGGCTTCCGGATGCCCCTGGAAGGAGAAGGCCGGCACATCGGTCCGAGCGATGCCTTGCAGGGAACCGTCGAACAACGAAACGTGCGTGGCGCGCAGGTTTTTCGGCAGGGAATCAGCGTCGACCGCGAAACCGTGGTTCTGGCTGGTAATCAGCACCTGGCCGGTATCCATGTCCTTGACCGGATGATTGGCCCCATGATGACCGAACTTCATCTTCAGCGTTTTGGCGCCGGAAGCAAGGGCCAGCAACTGGTGGCCGAGGCAGATGCCAAACGTCGGCACGCCGCGGTCGAGAAACTCACGAATCGCGGTCACGGCATAGTCGCAGGGTTCCGGATCACCCGGACCATTCGACAGGAACACGCCATCCGGCTTCATGGCCAGCACATCGGCGGCCGGCGTCTGGGCCGGCACGACGGTGAGCTTTACACCGCGCTCGGCAAGCATGCGCAGGATGTTGCGCTTGACGCCAAAATCATAGGCAACAACGTGGAAGCGCGGTGCCGGACCGGCGTTGTAGCCAGTCAGCGTCCATTCGCCTTCAGTCCACTCGTAGCTTTCCTTGACGGAAACCACTTTGGCCAGATCCATTCCAGCCAGCCCCGGGAAAGCCCGAGCCATCGACAAAGCCTTTGCTTCATCGACTTCACCCGCCAGAATGCAGCCTGCCTGAGCACCCTTTTCACGCAGGATGCGAGTCAGCTTGCGCGTATCGATACCGGCAATGGCAACAATGCCGTGCTTCTTTAGATAAGACGAAAGATCGTCCTGCATGCGCCAATTTGATGCGCGCGGCGGCAGGTCACGAATGACCAGGCCAGCTGCGTAATTGGCCGCTGATTCAAAATCTTCTGCATTGCAACCGGTATTACCGATATGCGGGTAGGTCAATGTAACGATCTGGCGGCTATAGGATGGATCGGTGAGGATTTCCTGATAACCGGACATGGCGGTATTGAACACCACCTCGCCACTGGTGACACCATCTGCGCCGATGGATTGGCCCTTGAAAACCGTTCCGTCGGCGAGGGCGAGAATGGCGGGGGTAAATGAGGGCAGCAATGACACGACCGGCTCTCCTAGTATTTTCTGCTTATTCATGTGCCAAGCGGGAAGGCTTGCGCCTCCCCGCTTGTGCTTTTTAACCTTACTATTCTAGCCGAAAACTACCTTTTCAGGCAAATTCAAGGTATTACGCGAGTCTCGACAAAACGCTGGAGATCCGGCCGAATGTGAGCCATCTCATCTTTCAGCAACAGATAAAGGTGATGGCAGTGCGGCCAGTCGACATTTTCCACGGAGAGCACCGCACTCTCGATTTCCATGGCATGACGCCGGGCCGCATCGGCATGGAACATGGCCAAAAGGCTCTTCAGAGTATGCGCATGCATGCGTAACTCGTGCGGATCATTCGCCCCCAGCGCCCGCTCAACCCGCGCCAGATGCTCATCCCATTCACCGAGCAGCATCCCCGCCATGGTGACAAACAAATCCGCATCACCAATATCCCGCAGCGCAGCTGCCAGATCAAGGCGAACCCGTTCTTTACGAACCGGTTCAGGCGGTGCAGAAAACACCACATCGGCCTGACCAACACCCGCCCTGGCCAGCGCCGCAAAAAGCTCATCCGGCCGCAAAGGCTTCGGAACAAAATCGTTCATGCCAGCCTCAAGGCAGCGATCACGATCGCTGGCCATGACATTGGCTGTCATTGCAATAATGTAAACGGGCTCAAATTCATGAGAAACCACCCAACTGCGACGCATTTCCCGCGAGCGGATGGCCTCTGTGGCCTCGATCCCGCCCATCACCGGCATCTGCATATCCATCAAGATCAGGTCGAAGTGGTTTCCATCAAACTGCTCAACCGCCTCTGCGCCATTGTTGGCGACGACAACGCTGTAACCATGGCGCTCCAGCAAACGAATCGCCAATTCCTGATTAACCGGATTATCTTCAACAAGCAGAATCGAAACACCCTGCCCCGCCTGTGATTGATCCGCTGCCGGCAGCAAATCGGCAGCAAGATCATGCCCCTGCCCCGCCTTGCCTACCGCCAGGGACAACGCATCGGCAAGGTCATCAACGCCGATCGGCTTAACCAGATGAGCTGAGACTTCCAGCTGACGCAAACGAGCCAGATCCTGCCGCTGGTTCTCGGTCGTCAGCATGAAAATCAATTTCTCGGGCCGCCCCGCAGCCTGCCAACTTTCAGCCAAAGCAAAACCTGCCGGTGCAGCCATACCCGCATCAGCGAAAATGAAGTCAAACGGAAAGTCGACCGCACGCATCCGTTCTATCGCATCAGCCACAGCAATCGAATCTGGCAGCAAGGTGACCTGAATTCCCAGTCGCTCAAGCAGCTCCACCAGATAAGCGCCTGCCGCCGCATTATCTTCCACAACCAAGGCACGCCGCCCCTTGAAAGCGGCATCCGGCAAAACTGGAGAGGCAACGGATTCAATCCCCAGGCGGGCCGTAAATGAAAATACCGAACCGACACCCGGCGTACTGTCGAGCCAGATTCTCCCATCCATCAACTGAACCAATCGGGCGCAGATGGCCAAGCCCAGTCCGGTACCGCCAAAGCGCCGGGTCGTCGAAACATCCGCCTGGGAAAATGCATCGAAAATGGCTTTTTGCTTGTCTGCCGGAACGCCGATACCGGTGTCCCGAATCATGAAATGGAGGAAGACCGAGTTTTCAGTCGACTTCTCAACCACCACCTCGACAATCACCTCACCCTGCTCGGTGAATTTGATCGCATTGCCGATCAAATTGATGATCACCTGACGCAAGCGGGTTGGATCACCGATAACACGCAGAGGAACCTCAGGCCGAACATTGGCAATCAATTCCAGGTTTTTCTTGTGAGCACTGACAGCCAGCACCCTGGCCGCCTCAAGCACCGTGTTATGCACGGAGAAGCCGACCGCCTCGAACTCCATTTTTCCGGCTTCGATTTTGGAAAAATCGAGAATGTCATTGACGATGGTCAGCAAAGCCTCGGCCGACGATTTGACCGTGCGCAGATAGTGTCGCTGCTCGGCATCAAGCTCGGTATCCAGCGCCAGTTCGGTCATGCCGATAATGCCATTCATCGGGGTTCTGATTTCATGGCTCATATTGGCCAGAAAAGCTCCCCGTGCCTTGTTGGCCGACTCAGCCGACTCTTTGGCGGCAATCAAGTCGGCCTCGCCGCTTTTCACTTCGCTGATGTCGCGTTGGAGAATCAGCATGCGAACAGGCTCGCCATCACCATCACGAGCCGCCACGGCGCCGCGCAGCAACAACCAGCGCCACAGCCCATCGCGGGCACGCATCCGGCACTCTATCTGGAAAAAACGTTCGTTGCTCTGCCCCTGAGCCGCAATCTGGGCCTGCAAAATCCGCAGATCATCCGGATGAACCAGTTTCTGCCACTGGGCAATCGAGTTATCCAGCTCACTGGAGGCATAGCCGAGCAAGCCCTTCCACTGGCGCCCCGACTCGATGTTGCCTGTCCGCAGGTTCCAGTCACTCAGCGCATCGCCGGAGAGCAGGGTCTGCCACTTATTCAATCCGGTATAAGCAGCGTAGCCGGCATCAACCAAGCCAAGCAACGCCTCAACCCCTTTGACCAAATCTCCATTGCCACTTCCGCCTGCCTGCGCCAACAATCGCGCAAGACTCTGCTCGCCATCGGCACCGAAGGCTTCTTGAAGCTGACGGGCAAGCAACGGAGATTTAATCGGCACTAGCGCAACCCGAGAACGTCCTGCATATCGAACAAACCACTCTTCCGCCCGGCAATGTAGCGTGCAGCACGCAAACTTCCCAGTGCGTAGGGCATGCGGCTGGCTGCCTTGTGGGTTATTTCAACGCGCTCACCGATACCGCAGAACATCACCGTATGATCGCCGACAATATCGCCACCACGCACGGTTGCGAACCCGATGGTTGATGGATCCCGCTCACCGGTCACACCTTCACGACCGTAGACAGCACAATCCTTGAGATCCCGTTCAAGCGCATTGGCAATCACCTCACCCATGCGCAACGCCGTACCCGATGGGGCATCGATCTTCATTCGGTGATGAGCCTCGACCACCTCGATGTCATAGCCTTCATTCAGAATCCGGGCAGCCACATCAAGCAGCTTGAAAACGACATTGACGCCAACAGCCATGTTCGGGGCAAAAACAACCGGGATATCCCGCGCTGCAGCAGCAATGATTTCCTTGCCCTCAGCCTCAAAACCTGTCGTCCCGATAATCATGCCGACTCCGGCCTGGCGACACAGTTCCAGATGGACCAGCGTTCCTTGCGGACGCGTGAAATCAATCAGGCAATCGATATTTTGCAACCCTGCAGCAACATCATCGGTCACGAGCACATCACAGGGCATTCCGACCAGTTCGCCCGCCGTCTTGCCAATCGCCGGGCTGCCCGGAACATCAAACGCAGCGCCCAGAGCAACCAGATCGTCCTTCAACACAGACTCGATCAGCATCCGCCCCATACGACCACCAGCACCAACGATGCCAATACGCGTTGCACCCATCATCAAAACCCCATCAAATTCATGAAACGACGAAAATAGCTTGGCTCCTCGCGCGGCGGCAGCGGCTTGTCAGCAAGATCTTCCGGCAGGGATCCCAGATCGACCAAACGCGACTGCGGAGGCGGTGCCGTCAATTCGGCGACATCGGCCACAGCCACATCGCCGCCGACACGCTCAAGCAAGCCATCCGCATTGAAGAATGCGGCGAATTTGCGAGACTCGACCTTGCCAGTCTGGCCATTCTGGTAGCGATAGACGTAATCCCAGCGCTGTTGATGGAAAACATCGGTGATCATGGGTGAGCCAAGGAGAAAGCGCACCTGGTCTCGCGTCTGCCCCGGCTTGAGCTGGGCGACCATTTCCTGTGACAGGACATTGCCCTGCTGGATATCAATCTTGTACTCGTTAATAAAGCCGGGCTTGTAAGTACAAGCCCCCAGAAGCGCACAGAATGCGACAGAAAGCAGTAAGCGGGAGCGGAGCATGCGGGATTCCGGAGTTTCTCAAACACCTTTGAAGCGGTATATCATACCCGAATTCGCCCCTGGCCCTGCCCCAACAATTTTTGGATATTTAACGATGAGCGACCCCCAAAGCCTTAAGAATATGGGCCTGAAAGCCACCTTTCCGCGCCTGAAAATTCTTGAGCTTTTCGAAAAAAGCAATGTCCGCCACATGACGGCGGAAGACGTCTATCGCATGCTCATCAATGAAAACATGGATATTGGCCTGGCCACTGTCTATCGCGTTCTGACGCAATTTGAACAAGCCGGCCTGCTTGAGCGCCACTTCTTCGAATCCGGCAAGGCGGTTTTCGAAATCAACCACGGCAAGCATCACGATCATCTGGTGTGCATCGATTGCGGGCGGGTCGAAGAGTTTTACGACCCCGAAATTGAAAAGCGCCAGAATGCCATCGCCGAAGAACGTGGTTTTGCCATTCAGGATCATGCCCTGTATCTCTACGCCCAATGCACCAAGACAGCCTGCCCGCATCGCAGCAAGACCGAAGAGAAGTCTGAGTAAATTCTGATGACTGATTTTTCCGGCATGCTGGCGGGAGCCTGGCTCTCTTCGGCAGGAGCCACTTTTTTGCTGATTGCACTGGCTGAATTCGGCGATAAAAGCCAACTCGTCTGCATGACCCTGGCCGCGCGCCATCGTCCTCTCCCAGTCATTCTCGGCGCAGTAGCCGCCTTTGCCATTCTGAACCTGCTGGCCGTCCTGTTTGGCGCCGCCGTTGCTGCCTGGCTTCCCGAGTGGGTCGTCACCGCGGCGGTTGGTTTGCTGTTTGCCGTGTTCGGCATCAGCGCCTTGCGCTACAAGGAAGAAGAGGACGACGAGGATATTGAGGAAAAATCCGGCCACAATGTCTTCGCCACAACTTTCCTGCTGATCTTTCTGGCCGAATTCGGTGACAAAACCCAGATTGCCGTGGCCGGCATGGGGAGCACGAGCAATACGCTGGCCGTCTGGACGGGAGCAACGCTGGCGCTGGCAACGACCTCCGCTCTTGGCGTAATGGCCGGCCAAAAACTCCTGCATCGCCTGCCCCTGGTCTGGATTCACCGAGTCAGCGGGGCGTTTTTCCTGGTGCTGGCAGTACTCGCTGCTATCCGGCTGATCCAGAATATTCTCTGAGATAGTCAGGATTTGGGTAATTTCCCCGGTCGACCGGGGAAATATGCCTTATTTCAAACGTAGCAATTCGCGCGCATGTTGAAGGGTGATGTCGGTAATTTCGACTCCGCCCAGCATCCGGGCAATTTCCTGAACACGCCCGGCTGAATCAAGCGACTGGATGGCACTTAGCGTAACGCCATCGCGCAAGGCCTTGCTGACCTGCCACTGCCAGTTGGCCTGAGCTGCGACCTGCGGCAAATGCGTGACGCACAAAACCTGGCGTTCGCCGCCCAGTTCATTGAGCAAGCGGCCGACGATTTCAGCGACGCCGCCACCAATCCCGACATCGACCTCGTCAAAAATCAGGGTCTGAACGCTGGCCGAGCGCGAAGTCAGCACCTGGATCGCCAGACTGATACGCGACAATTCGCCGCCGGATGCCACCTTGGCCAGCGGCTTGGCTTCATTGCCCGCCAATCCGCCGATACGGAATTCAACCTGTTCAAGCCCGTAGACCGCGCCATCGCCGACCGGCAGCAAGGCGACCTCGAAACGGCCGGACGAAAGCGCCAACTGGCGCATGACCTGGCTGACCGCCAGCCCCATTGCTTCGGCCGCCTGACGGCGCCCGCCGGACAACTCGCCGGCTTGCTGCAGGAAGGCCTGCCGTGCCGCAGCGACGCGCTTTTCAAGAGCCAGCAAATCAGCCGACGCCTGCAATGCGGCCAAACGCTCGCGCCACCCCGACAATAGCGCGGGCAATTCCTGCGGCTGAACGCGATACTTGCGCGCCGCCGCCATGACGGCATCCATCCGCCGCTCGACCTCGGCCAGGCGGGCCGGGTCCAGATCGGCCCGATCGGCGTAACGCCGCAAGGTCGAAACAGCCTCGGAAAGCTCGGCCTGAACCGAAGCAACCAATCCGGCCACCTCTTCCAGCGCCGGATCGTATTCGGCAAGACTGGACAAACGTGTGGCTACGCTATCGATCTGACGTTCGCACGCCCCGTCGTCGTCCGAAAGCAACCCAATTGCAAACTGTGCGCCTTCAATCAGGCTGGCCGCATGACCAAGGCGACGATGTTCAAGATCAAGCGTTGCCCACTCGTCGACCGTGAAA
It encodes:
- the dapB gene encoding 4-hydroxy-tetrahydrodipicolinate reductase, which encodes MGATRIGIVGAGGRMGRMLIESVLKDDLVALGAAFDVPGSPAIGKTAGELVGMPCDVLVTDDVAAGLQNIDCLIDFTRPQGTLVHLELCRQAGVGMIIGTTGFEAEGKEIIAAAARDIPVVFAPNMAVGVNVVFKLLDVAARILNEGYDIEVVEAHHRMKIDAPSGTALRMGEVIANALERDLKDCAVYGREGVTGERDPSTIGFATVRGGDIVGDHTVMFCGIGERVEITHKAASRMPYALGSLRAARYIAGRKSGLFDMQDVLGLR
- the fur gene encoding ferric iron uptake transcriptional regulator, with the protein product MSDPQSLKNMGLKATFPRLKILELFEKSNVRHMTAEDVYRMLINENMDIGLATVYRVLTQFEQAGLLERHFFESGKAVFEINHGKHHDHLVCIDCGRVEEFYDPEIEKRQNAIAEERGFAIQDHALYLYAQCTKTACPHRSKTEEKSE
- the recN gene encoding DNA repair protein RecN, which encodes MLRHLTIRDFVIVDRLELEFSTGFGALTGETGAGKSILIDALALALGERADAGVIRSGCEKAEVAATFDVARLPAVAAWLKANDLEGDDELLLRRVVDAGGRSRAYINGSPATAQQLREVGEWLVDIHGQHAHQSLLRSDAQRNLLDAHAGLGGLVRDVGAAFRQWRELDQTLRAASEGAEALQREREQLEWQVRELDTLAFTVDEWATLDLEHRRLGHAASLIEGAQFAIGLLSDDDGACERQIDSVATRLSSLAEYDPALEEVAGLVASVQAELSEAVSTLRRYADRADLDPARLAEVERRMDAVMAAARKYRVQPQELPALLSGWRERLAALQASADLLALEKRVAAARQAFLQQAGELSGGRRQAAEAMGLAVSQVMRQLALSSGRFEVALLPVGDGAVYGLEQVEFRIGGLAGNEAKPLAKVASGGELSRISLAIQVLTSRSASVQTLIFDEVDVGIGGGVAEIVGRLLNELGGERQVLCVTHLPQVAAQANWQWQVSKALRDGVTLSAIQSLDSAGRVQEIARMLGGVEITDITLQHARELLRLK
- a CDS encoding TMEM165/GDT1 family protein encodes the protein MTDFSGMLAGAWLSSAGATFLLIALAEFGDKSQLVCMTLAARHRPLPVILGAVAAFAILNLLAVLFGAAVAAWLPEWVVTAAVGLLFAVFGISALRYKEEEDDEDIEEKSGHNVFATTFLLIFLAEFGDKTQIAVAGMGSTSNTLAVWTGATLALATTSALGVMAGQKLLHRLPLVWIHRVSGAFFLVLAVLAAIRLIQNIL
- a CDS encoding response regulator — protein: MPIKSPLLARQLQEAFGADGEQSLARLLAQAGGSGNGDLVKGVEALLGLVDAGYAAYTGLNKWQTLLSGDALSDWNLRTGNIESGRQWKGLLGYASSELDNSIAQWQKLVHPDDLRILQAQIAAQGQSNERFFQIECRMRARDGLWRWLLLRGAVAARDGDGEPVRMLILQRDISEVKSGEADLIAAKESAESANKARGAFLANMSHEIRTPMNGIIGMTELALDTELDAEQRHYLRTVKSSAEALLTIVNDILDFSKIEAGKMEFEAVGFSVHNTVLEAARVLAVSAHKKNLELIANVRPEVPLRVIGDPTRLRQVIINLIGNAIKFTEQGEVIVEVVVEKSTENSVFLHFMIRDTGIGVPADKQKAIFDAFSQADVSTTRRFGGTGLGLAICARLVQLMDGRIWLDSTPGVGSVFSFTARLGIESVASPVLPDAAFKGRRALVVEDNAAAGAYLVELLERLGIQVTLLPDSIAVADAIERMRAVDFPFDFIFADAGMAAPAGFALAESWQAAGRPEKLIFMLTTENQRQDLARLRQLEVSAHLVKPIGVDDLADALSLAVGKAGQGHDLAADLLPAADQSQAGQGVSILLVEDNPVNQELAIRLLERHGYSVVVANNGAEAVEQFDGNHFDLILMDMQMPVMGGIEATEAIRSREMRRSWVVSHEFEPVYIIAMTANVMASDRDRCLEAGMNDFVPKPLRPDELFAALARAGVGQADVVFSAPPEPVRKERVRLDLAAALRDIGDADLFVTMAGMLLGEWDEHLARVERALGANDPHELRMHAHTLKSLLAMFHADAARRHAMEIESAVLSVENVDWPHCHHLYLLLKDEMAHIRPDLQRFVETRVIP
- the carB gene encoding carbamoyl-phosphate synthase large subunit; protein product: MPKRTDIKSVLIIGAGPIIIGQACEFDYSGAQACKALREEGYKVILVNSNPATIMTDPEMADVTYIEPITWQVVAKIIEKERPDALLPTMGGQTALNCALDLDREGVLAKFNVELIGASKEAIDKAEDRQKFKDAMTKIGLGSARSATAHSMEEAYQVQAMIGFPTIIRPSFTLGGTGGGIAYNMEEFETICKRGLEASPTNELLIEESLLGWKEYEMEVVRDKADNCIIVCSIENLDPMGVHTGDSITVAPAQTLTDKEYQLLRNASIAVLREIGVDTGGSNVQFSINPKDGRCIVIEMNPRVSRSSALASKATGFPIAKIAAKLSVGYTLDELTNDITGGKTPASFEPSIDYVVTKVPRFAFEKFPQADNTLTTQMKSVGEVMAMGRTFQESLQKALRGLEVGVDGFNLKSVDPETIDEQLARPTPDRLWYVADAFGVGMSVEKVFDLTKIDPWFLVQIKEIVDLELEVEKREFSSLTAEELRFLKKKGFSDRRLAYLLKTNESDFRKRRHELGVRPVYKRVDTCAAEFSTNTAYMYSTYEDECEANPTDKKKIMVLGGGPNRIGQGIEFDYCCVHAAMAMREDGYETIMVNCNPETVSTDYDTSDRLYFEPLTLEDVLEVVAIEKPVGVIVQYGGQTPLKLALALEANGVPIIGTSPESIDVAEDRERFQKLLHELGLKQPPNRTARTEEDALRLAAEIGYPLVVRPSYVLGGRAMEIVHEQKDLERYMREAVKVSHDSPVLLDRFLNDAVECDVDALSDGDEVIIGGVMEHIEQAGVHSGDSACSLPPYSLGAEVQAELRRQTKLMAKALNVCGLMNVQFAIKDEEVYVLEVNPRASRTVPFVSKATGLQLAKIAARCMSGRSLKDQGVTKEVIPPYFSVKEAVFPFVKFPGVDTILGPEMKSTGEVMGVGKTFAEAFVKSQLAASVKLPSSGKAFLSVKDSDKVKAVDVARHLHEAGFQLVATRGTAHAIEAAGLPVQVANKVTEGRPHIVDMIKNNEIALIINTVEEKRLAINDSRSIRTSGLQARVTMYTTIWGAEAAAEGIRNSGELVVYPIQALHEQLH
- a CDS encoding outer membrane protein assembly factor BamE, with product MLRSRLLLSVAFCALLGACTYKPGFINEYKIDIQQGNVLSQEMVAQLKPGQTRDQVRFLLGSPMITDVFHQQRWDYVYRYQNGQTGKVESRKFAAFFNADGLLERVGGDVAVADVAELTAPPPQSRLVDLGSLPEDLADKPLPPREEPSYFRRFMNLMGF
- the carA gene encoding glutamine-hydrolyzing carbamoyl-phosphate synthase small subunit yields the protein MPSFTPAILALADGTVFKGQSIGADGVTSGEVVFNTAMSGYQEILTDPSYSRQIVTLTYPHIGNTGCNAEDFESAANYAAGLVIRDLPPRASNWRMQDDLSSYLKKHGIVAIAGIDTRKLTRILREKGAQAGCILAGEVDEAKALSMARAFPGLAGMDLAKVVSVKESYEWTEGEWTLTGYNAGPAPRFHVVAYDFGVKRNILRMLAERGVKLTVVPAQTPAADVLAMKPDGVFLSNGPGDPEPCDYAVTAIREFLDRGVPTFGICLGHQLLALASGAKTLKMKFGHHGANHPVKDMDTGQVLITSQNHGFAVDADSLPKNLRATHVSLFDGSLQGIARTDVPAFSFQGHPEASPGPHDVAYLFDRFLDAMTRGVAALNNAQ